The genomic region ATTATCTCAGGCTTATCTCAATTATGTATAAATAGTCACTTGCATCTTCAATTAAGTCACTTATTCTGGTTAAATACTCAACAAAATCAGTTATTATTTTCCCTTCCCAAAAGTTTTTTATCTCAATTTTTCTTAATTTTTCCGTTATATCAAACTTAAGATCATCAACCTGCTTTTCATATACTCTTATAGCAAGATTTTTTTCTTTAAGGTCTCCTTTAGTGATCAGACTATCAAAGGCAATTGAAAGGAGCTCACATATATTGGTATTTATGGAAGCAATTTTTACACATTCAGGTTCAATTATTCTGTAAACTTCCATGTTAAGATATCTAAATTCAAATGCAGCATCCTCAAGAATATCAAAGGCTTCGTCTACCATTTCTATAAATCTGCATATGTTTGGTCTTATGAATGGCAAAAAAGCTCCTTCATGAATTGTGGAGATTA from Thermodesulfovibrio sp. 3907-1M harbors:
- a CDS encoding TIGR00153 family protein, whose protein sequence is MFDKIISGGKLEKKVIEDIKTHIKTLCLATECFKNALTSSDIESTFCVADLEREADSIRREIISTIHEGAFLPFIRPNICRFIEMVDEAFDILEDAAFEFRYLNMEVYRIIEPECVKIASINTNICELLSIAFDSLITKGDLKEKNLAIRVYEKQVDDLKFDITEKLRKIEIKNFWEGKIITDFVEYLTRISDLIEDASDYLYIIEISLR